The following coding sequences lie in one bacterium genomic window:
- a CDS encoding ferritin family protein encodes MNDTFGSVNELLDFAIGKEEEASKFYGSLAERTDNSSIKELFLSFSKEELKHKAKLEAVKEGKIMLSVSQKIQNLRIADYLAKVDIELNAEFDFQKALIVAMQREKASFKLYTDLAAITDNPELEELLLGLAQEEAKHKLYFEIQYDEHILTEN; translated from the coding sequence ATGAATGATACCTTCGGTTCAGTGAATGAGCTTCTCGATTTCGCAATAGGCAAGGAAGAGGAAGCCAGCAAGTTCTATGGAAGCCTCGCCGAACGAACAGACAACTCATCCATCAAAGAGTTGTTTTTGAGTTTTTCCAAAGAAGAGCTGAAGCATAAAGCAAAACTCGAAGCAGTCAAGGAAGGCAAGATTATGCTATCAGTCAGTCAAAAAATTCAAAATCTTAGGATAGCCGACTACCTTGCCAAGGTTGACATTGAGCTAAACGCCGAATTCGATTTCCAGAAGGCTCTTATAGTAGCCATGCAAAGGGAAAAGGCTTCGTTTAAGCTATATACCGATCTTGCAGCAATTACAGACAATCCCGAGCTTGAAGAACTGCTGTTAGGCTTGGCTCAGGAAGAAGCCAAACACAAGCTTTATTTCGAGATTCAATACGACGAACATATACTTACGGAAAACTAG
- a CDS encoding MBL fold metallo-hydrolase, translating into MSEENPYYYEIGREFYLIRTPEKDLHRNIYVKRFIGQNNKVNMLFDPGTKLDTELLASALEKLIGGIQNVDIVFLSHQDPDVASNINVVLANAPHAVIAASTDTLRLIKMLGIPERNLYAIESSSSEYLIINKTGHKIQFLPAYFCHFRGAMMMYDYESKVLFSGDFLAGVNSRKGEGIHADDTSFNGIAFFHEIYMPSKKALQQTVDRITSLTPTPDVIAPQHGDVIAGRFVEDFLARISMLEVGLEIIKERKPMKDIVIVALNRLLDYLLQEESELHSKLLNKLSNPEEFTTVFQISNNSVIDIKVGPNNAVIHMWNSLEQLIPADKLNMIRIKYAEILDNYGLSLPADAFSKAPPHNLLTNP; encoded by the coding sequence ATGTCTGAGGAAAATCCATATTATTACGAGATAGGACGGGAGTTCTACTTAATCCGTACGCCGGAAAAAGACCTGCATCGCAATATATACGTTAAGAGGTTTATCGGTCAAAACAACAAGGTCAACATGCTTTTTGACCCGGGAACGAAACTGGATACCGAACTTCTTGCTTCTGCACTCGAAAAGCTCATAGGCGGAATCCAAAATGTAGATATAGTTTTTCTAAGCCATCAGGACCCGGACGTTGCTTCCAATATCAATGTTGTTCTGGCAAATGCTCCTCATGCGGTTATTGCAGCTTCAACTGACACGCTGCGTCTCATTAAGATGCTGGGAATACCCGAACGTAACCTTTACGCTATTGAATCCTCCAGCTCCGAGTATCTTATTATTAATAAAACAGGCCACAAAATACAATTCTTACCTGCATATTTCTGCCATTTCAGAGGCGCTATGATGATGTACGATTATGAAAGCAAGGTTCTTTTTTCCGGTGATTTTCTTGCAGGCGTTAATTCTCGCAAAGGCGAAGGTATCCATGCCGACGATACTTCATTCAACGGCATCGCTTTTTTTCATGAAATCTACATGCCTTCAAAAAAAGCTCTGCAACAGACTGTCGATAGAATAACCTCTCTCACCCCCACTCCTGATGTTATTGCTCCTCAACACGGCGACGTAATCGCCGGCAGATTCGTAGAGGATTTTCTTGCTAGAATATCCATGCTGGAAGTAGGACTGGAAATCATCAAAGAACGAAAACCCATGAAAGATATTGTAATCGTCGCCTTAAACAGACTTCTCGATTATCTTCTGCAAGAGGAATCTGAACTCCACTCAAAACTTCTCAATAAACTGTCTAATCCCGAGGAGTTTACTACCGTTTTCCAGATTTCAAATAATTCCGTAATAGATATCAAGGTTGGCCCTAATAACGCCGTCATCCATATGTGGAATAGTCTTGAACAATTAATTCCAGCCGATAAATTAAATATGATCAGAATTAAATATGCTGAAATACTCGACAATTACGGCTTGTCGCTCCCTGCGGACGCTTTCTCTAAAGCCCCTCCCCACAACCTCTTAACTAATCCATAA